A genomic window from Salvia miltiorrhiza cultivar Shanhuang (shh) chromosome 5, IMPLAD_Smil_shh, whole genome shotgun sequence includes:
- the LOC130985529 gene encoding secretory carrier-associated membrane protein 2-like — translation MAGRYDSNPFDEEEEVNPFADGGRKGTTGGESKFSGGSFYTTTTGSAPSATKSRLSPLPPEPADFYNPTAPVDIPLDNTSKERELQAREAELKRREQEIRRREEAVARAGIVLEEKNWPPFFPIIHHDIANEIPIHLQRLQYVAFTTFLGLSFTLLWNVIAVTSAWIKGENVRIWFLAIIYFISGVPGAYVLWYRPLYRAFRKESALKFGWFFLFYLLHIGFCIVAAIAPPFVFKGKSFAGILSAIDLIGDQVLVGVFYFIGFGLFCFETVLSLWVIQQVYMYFRGSGEAAAMKREGARGAGRAAI, via the exons ATGGCGGGCCGTTACGATAGCAACCCTTTTGATGAAGAAGAGGAAGTTAATCCTTTTGCT GATGGAGGGAGAAAAGGAACGACAGGCGGAGAATCAAAGTTTAGTGGAGGCTCATTTTATACAACG ACTACTGGGAGTGCTCCTTCCGCTACAAAGTCAAGGCTTTCACCCCTTCCTCCGGAGCCTGCTGATTTCTACAATCCTACAGCCCCAGTTGATATTCCTCTCGATAATACTTCG AAAGAGAGAGAGCTCCAGGCAAGAGAAGCTGAATTGAAAAGGAGAGAACAG GAAATAAGGCGGAGAGAAGAGGCCGTTGCCCGAG CTGGCATTGTTCTTGAGGAGAAAAATTGGCCTCCATTTTTTCCTATTATTCACCATGATATTGCAAATGAAATACCAATTCATCTTCAAAGGCTTCAATATGTTGCATTCACAACCTTCTTAG GACTTTCTTTTACACTTCTCTGGAATGTTATAGCTGTGACTTCTGCATGGATTAAAGGGGAAA ATGTGAGGATTTGGTTTCTTGCAATAATCTACTTCATATCTGGGGTACCAGGAGCCTATGTGTTATGGTATCGTCCACTCTACAGAGCTTTCAG GAAAGAAAGTGCTCTCAAGTTTGGATGGTTTTTCCTGTTTTACTTG CTTCACATCGGATTTTGCATCGTTGCTGCGATTGCGCCCCCTTTTGTTTTCAAAGGAAAATCTTTTGC AGGTATCTTGTCGGCCATAGATCTCATAGGCGACCAAGTTCTGGTTGGG GTGTTCTACTTCATTGGTTTTGGATTGTTCTGCTTTGAGACTGTTCTGAGCCTTTGGGTTATACAG CAAGTATATATGTACTTCCGAGGCAGTGGCGAAGCAGCAGCGATGAAACGAGAAGGTGCCAGAGGAGCCGGGAGAGCAGCAATATAA
- the LOC130985531 gene encoding glycine-rich cell wall structural protein: protein MKSTFLLLILSLWLIAAFAARQDPSSKDQAGGFMGPGSGFGIPGIPGYGGGYGGYGGGYGGPTGGRSTHGVVRPTVVCSDKGPCYKKKLTCPAKCFSSYGGSGKGYGYGGGGGGCTIDCKKKCTAFC, encoded by the coding sequence ATGAAATCAACTTTTCTCCTTCTCATCTTGTCTCTTTGGCTCATCGCGGCCTTCGCAGCACGACAAGACCCCTCGTCTAAGGATCAGGCGGGAGGTTTCATGGGCCCGGGATCCGGCTTCGGCATACCCGGCATACCCGGCTACGGCGGAGGCTATGGAGGCTATGGAGGCGGCTACGGCGGCCCCACCGGAGGCCGTTCCACGCATGGCGTCGTGCGCCCCACCGTCGTCTGCAGTGACAAGGGCCCCTGCTACAAGAAGAAGCTCACCTGTCCGGCCAAGTGTTTCAGCTCCTACGGAGGCTCCGGGAAGGGATATGGCtacggcggcggaggcggcggctgcACCATCGATTGCAAGAAGAAGTGCACTGCTTTCTGTTGA